The genomic region CTCTTGCTGATAACAGGCGTTCATAATCCTTCCGGTGTATGGTCACCATATGATAATTAGTATTTATATGAGCCGCAATAAGCGAATTCCAAAAATCAGTGGAGTGTGCAACCTCCTTTAAAGACCGGTCCATGAAACCAAGATATTTTACGCAGTCCTCATAAGCATGATCCTCAGAACTCCTGCTGGCAACATCAATATTGGTCAAAGAATAGGTATTGGAGATGCTTTCGATACCGATAAAATGTTTCACCAGATCTAAACAGATTATTTTTGAGATAAGTTCCCGCTGATTCTCGCTACCGCCTGATAGAGTGTATGTCGTCGGGGGCTTGAATATAACCTTAGTCTTCCATCCAAGCCTGATGCACAGGTCATTGACCTGCCCGGCAAGCCAGATATGATCCGTATCATCCCCCGGTTCAATAAGACTGGCCATCACCTCCTTGGCCGGTAGCACACCATGGCTGGTCTCAAGCAGCCACTGCCACAACAACTGGTCTACTAAAACCCGCTGGTTTTCTATCTTCTCAACAGACAACGAATCACGTATGGTATTCTCAAGGCTGCCGTGATTTTTTATCATCAGGTCTGTAAAGTCTATTATCTCCCTGATGCATGCACTGATATTACCCCCGTGTTTCTCAAGGAGGGGAGAGATGATATCAAGATGCTTTTTCTCCAGCGTGATATTTCTTCGTTCCATTCCCATGTAATAACTCCGAAGCATCAATTAAATAGATATCGATGCCATGATAATAAACATGAATGTTTACTATAGTATATTATGATGATACGTGCTATGAAATCAAAGGGATTAATATGAGTGAAATCAGTGTTAGTAGTGTGGCAATGTCAAACAGTACAAATGATCAGAACAATGCACCGGTAGAATCATCAGGACTGGTAGACCTGAGTTCAGACAATGCACCGGATTACCTGAGCGGAAACGTCCGGCGGGTAGAAGCTGAAAAAACCCGCCAGGAAAAGAAAAAGCAACAATTAGAAGAAGAAGATAGATTTTACAGTGACCTTATAAACAATATCCTGATACCGAAAGGGTTAGTTACCGAAAAAGAGAGAAATTTCATCCTGATAAAAGATAATACAGCCAGGTCAAAGCATTTCTGGGAAATATGGATCAAGCAATATGGGCTTTACACCAAACTTCATGAAAGTAAAATTCTGCGATCATATGAACAGAATGAATTCCATGAGCAACTTTCAATCTCGCTGAAAGGAAAAATGGGTTCGCTCCCTGATGACATTTTTAATACAGACTATTACCTGGAAAAGATAGCCCGATTCACAGCCGATTTCCAGACCGAATGGAAAACCCCGCACTTTTTTATGAGAAAGAACGCTGCCGGAGCCACCATCCTGGAAGAAGAAAGCAATACCCAGCGAAACCAGGACGCTGAACTCATCGTTCACCAGATATGGGACCTGATGGATGAACTTGTAACGGTCAGTGAAACCATAATTGATTACTATAATGCAGTCAAAAGTGAACTATCAGATAGGGCCACTACTCCGTTAGACACCGGTCAGATATACACACATATCTTTATCACTCCAAGAGTGGCCGTAGAGTTTGAACAAAAGAGATTCCAGTTCCTGAAAGACTATGCCAGGGTGTTGTTTGCGGTAAAAGGTAACTGGGAAAAGCGTCTGGACAGGACATACGACGGCTTTACCAGCTTAACTGATGTGGAAAATACTATCGACAACTTCCTGGAAAAAAGATTGGCTCTGGTTGAATCGATGTTCGACTGAAAGTCAGGCGCATTTTTAGGGTTTTGTCCGGGTTATTGCAGGTCATCGGGGATAAATAATCCGCATGCGTGTTCGTACGGGTCTATCCAGTAATGTATCTCGCACATGTCTTCAGCAGGATCGTACCTGAAGCATTCCAGACACCGGTAATCTTCTTTGTCACTCATGATTTATCACCTATGCAGGAATTATAATGATTGATACTTATAGTATATCAATTTTTCGAAATATCATTATTGCATCCTATCTTCCAGCCTTTAAAACGGTATGCGCCTATGATACCCGCATTCCAAACAAGTAGTAACGACCCTGGCGTCCTTCACCCTTACCCTGCAACTCGCGCCAGGGACCAGATAGGCACCGCATCCCTTGCATATCCTGCGTTTCAGGTGGGATGGCATCCTGACCCTGTGCCGCATGCCAATCCTGCGAGCCAGAAACACATATCGTCTACTGAGATCAGGGTCATCACCAAAAGACTCATCTGCCAGGTCGAACAGTCGTACCATTCTTTGGGCAGCCATATCCCTTATCCATACTTTCTTGTCTTTGCGCCGCATCTGACACTCAATTATATACAGACCTGATAAAAACTTGGGTGAATTGCCTTTTATGCAGGATTTTTAGAGTTTCCTGCAATACGACCATCCACGAGCCTGATGATACGGTCGGTCTTCTCAGCCATGCGCTCGTCATGGGTCACCAGTATGAAGGTCTGGTTGTGCTCGCGGTTGAGCTTTCGCAGGAGTTCATAGATGCTCTCGCTGGCTTTTGAATCAAGATTGCCTGTAGGCTCGTCACCAATAACGATACTGGGATTGTTCACCAGCGCCCGCGCAATTGCGACCCGCTGGTTCTGGCCCCCTGACAGCTGGTTAGGCCTGTGGTCCATCCTGTCACCAAGCCCTACTTCATGAAGCATCTTGCTGGCGACCTCCCGGGCCTTGGAAGATCTAACTCCACTGATCAACAACGGCATCATCGCATTCTCAAGAGCATTGAAATCGGGCAGAAGGTGATGATACTGGAATATGAAACCCAATTGCTTATTCCTGGTCATTGAGCGCTGTTTATCAGACATTTTCGTGACATCGACCCCGTCCAGCAGGATAGTGCCGCTGGTAGGTGTATCAAGAATACCGATCTGGTTGAGCAGGGTACTTTTACCTGAACCGGAAGGACCGACAATAGCCAGGAACTCACCCCTTTCAATATTGAGGTCCACGCCGTCAATGGCCTTTATCTCCACACCATCACCGAATATCTTGGTCAGGTTCTTTATCTGGATTATATACTTATCAGACACTGTAGATCGCCTCCACGGGATTCATTTTTGACGCACGCCTGGCAGGGAAGACACCGGCAATGATATTGATGACCATGGCAAAGATCCCGGCTGTGATAAAGTTCTTAAGTTCTATTTCTACGGGCAGGTGGTCCATCTCGAAATACATCTCGGGAGGTACCGGTATCGTGATGGATGCAATTGCCAGTGAAGCGACATATCCCAGTACACAACCGATTATAACCCCGGTCATACCCAAAATCCCTGCCTCCAGTAAAAATATCAGCATTATGCTCCGCCGGGTAGTGCCCATTGCCATTAACATGCCAATCTCACCAACCTTTTCCATGACTATCATTATCAGGATATTGGCGATACCAAAACCCGATATGCTAAAGATGACAATGTAAAAGAAATAAATCATGCCTTCCGAGGTCGCCAGCAGGTCAAGTATTTCTTTATTCTGTTCGATCCAGCTTACGGCGTCATAGCCGGTCTCCCGGTCGATCCCATTCGCCATCTCTTCGGCAGCATAAGCATCATACATCCTTATCCCCATCCCGGTTACCACATCACCTGACCCATAAAAATCCTGCAGACGTTTAAGATTTACAAATGCCATGGTTTCATCAGCTGGCGTTCCGGTCTGGAATATGCCGGTAATGGTAAAATCTGTCGGCCCTGCCCCGGGAATCTGGGCAGTGACAGTATCACCCATCTCCACATCAAGGTTCTGTGCCAGTTTAAAACCAAGGACAATGCGGCTGCCAGGATTTGCAATGGATGCGAACTCCCCCGCAAACATATCCTTTTCCCTGTTAACGACCCGGTTCTCGGCTTCAGGATTGATACCATACAGCAATACTCCTTCTGCGTTGTGCTTGTACTGCAGGGCAGCTTCACCCTGGAAATATGACGAAACTGCCTCTACACCTTCCTGATCATTGATATGGTTCTCAAGTCCGTGGTACAGGTGTATGTAATCCTCGTTCTCCTTGGGATGTACAGTGATATGTGCCTGGTTCTCAATTGTCGAATCTATCCAGATGCTCTTGTAACCGCTCATCATTGACATGCTAACTATAATTATTCCAACTGCCAGTGCTACTGCAATGATGGAAAATAACGTCTGCCTGCGGCGTGACCTGATATGTCTTGAGGCAACACTCAACTCAAACATGCCAATCCCCCTCACTCACGGCCGATCGCCTCCACTGGCTTAAGTTTTGAAGCACGGCTGGCAGGGTATATCCCGGCGATGAGATTGAGCAGGAATGTGAACAACACAATAATGACCGCATCCTGTATCCGCACAACATACGGAATTGATGAGATGCCAGCCATAACTTCAAACCCATAGTCATATGACCCCATATAGAGGGAAAACGCCGCACCCAGGACCACGCCAATTACAGCGCCCAGCAGTCCCAGGATACCGCTTTCCAATATAAATATCATCATAATGCTTCTTCTGTTCACTCCCATTGCCATCAGCATGCCTATCTCTTTAGTCTTCTCCATGACTGCCATAAAGAGAGTACTGACAATCCCGAAGGATGCAATAATTATAATTAAAACCATCATTATGTTATTGCTCGTCCCTTCCAGTTTCAGTGTCTGTATTATCTCAGGATTTGTCTCTTTCCAACCTGAAGCAGGATACCCGAAAGTATCTATCTTATCTGATATGGCCTCCGCACGCTCCCGGTCATCCACACGGACTAAAATGCTGTTCACTACATTGGACACATCAAGAAAGTCCTGGGCTGTGGACATTGAAGTAAATCCCAGTGTTTCATCCATTGGTGTACCGCTGTCATAGATGCCTACCACTTTCAGGGCTGCAGGGTTGGCTTCAGGAAAGGATGCATCGATTGTATCGCCTATTTCCACATCCAGTTTTTTAGCAAGGTCATCACCAACCACAACAGTGTTGGGCGAAACATCCAGGTCCCTGAAACTACCCTCGATAATGTCATCATTGATAAAAAGCACGGAATCGTGAGCTTCAGCCTGGATACCCTGTATGACCACATTCTTGTTCTTGCCTTTGTTTTCAAAGGTTGCCGGCCCGGTAAGCACCGGTGATACGGCCACCACTCCATCGATACTATCAATGTCTTCGACAAGTTTACGGTACAGATGGATGTAGTCTTCACCATCCTTCGGTTCAACGGTCACATGGGCCATCCGGTCCACAGTCTTTTCATACATCTCATTGGTAAAACCCACCATAAGCGCCTGGGTCCACATGAGCATAAAAACTGCCATCCCGACCGCAAGTATAGAAAAGATGGTCTGCCTGCGGCGCGAGGTCAGATGCCTGATGGCTATGAACAGTTCATACACCCGGTATCACCTGTTGCGGCGGTCAGTCCACCTGGATAAGAGAACCAATGCTACGAATGTGGATATTGCCGGATATATACCAAACCCGGACGTCTGTGTAGGTGTGGGTACAGGTGTTGCATCAGCAGAATTATTATAATCTGACTCGATGACAGTATCCCACCGGTCCAGTACATTGCCATCGTTCCCCATCACTTTTACGGACAACCCGTATATACCCGCTGCAAGTTTGCGGCTCCATATAACCTCGATGGTCTCATCATCGCCAGTGGTCAATAGGGGAGATTTTTCCCTTACTTCTTCAACGACCGCGTCGTCCTTTGTGACGGTAAACACAATATGTCCATTAAATGGTACCTGCGAATTGCCAAGCACTGTTGCGCTTGCCCCGGTTTCATCCCGATACAGTTCGGTAATACGTGCATCATCAGTGG from ANME-2 cluster archaeon harbors:
- a CDS encoding ribonuclease P, with product MRRKDKKVWIRDMAAQRMVRLFDLADESFGDDPDLSRRYVFLARRIGMRHRVRMPSHLKRRICKGCGAYLVPGASCRVRVKDARVVTTCLECGYHRRIPF
- a CDS encoding ABC transporter ATP-binding protein, with amino-acid sequence MSDKYIIQIKNLTKIFGDGVEIKAIDGVDLNIERGEFLAIVGPSGSGKSTLLNQIGILDTPTSGTILLDGVDVTKMSDKQRSMTRNKQLGFIFQYHHLLPDFNALENAMMPLLISGVRSSKAREVASKMLHEVGLGDRMDHRPNQLSGGQNQRVAIARALVNNPSIVIGDEPTGNLDSKASESIYELLRKLNREHNQTFILVTHDERMAEKTDRIIRLVDGRIAGNSKNPA
- a CDS encoding ABC transporter permease, yielding MFELSVASRHIRSRRRQTLFSIIAVALAVGIIIVSMSMMSGYKSIWIDSTIENQAHITVHPKENEDYIHLYHGLENHINDQEGVEAVSSYFQGEAALQYKHNAEGVLLYGINPEAENRVVNREKDMFAGEFASIANPGSRIVLGFKLAQNLDVEMGDTVTAQIPGAGPTDFTITGIFQTGTPADETMAFVNLKRLQDFYGSGDVVTGMGIRMYDAYAAEEMANGIDRETGYDAVSWIEQNKEILDLLATSEGMIYFFYIVIFSISGFGIANILIMIVMEKVGEIGMLMAMGTTRRSIMLIFLLEAGILGMTGVIIGCVLGYVASLAIASITIPVPPEMYFEMDHLPVEIELKNFITAGIFAMVINIIAGVFPARRASKMNPVEAIYSV
- a CDS encoding ABC transporter permease — translated: MAVFMLMWTQALMVGFTNEMYEKTVDRMAHVTVEPKDGEDYIHLYRKLVEDIDSIDGVVAVSPVLTGPATFENKGKNKNVVIQGIQAEAHDSVLFINDDIIEGSFRDLDVSPNTVVVGDDLAKKLDVEIGDTIDASFPEANPAALKVVGIYDSGTPMDETLGFTSMSTAQDFLDVSNVVNSILVRVDDRERAEAISDKIDTFGYPASGWKETNPEIIQTLKLEGTSNNIMMVLIIIIASFGIVSTLFMAVMEKTKEIGMLMAMGVNRRSIMMIFILESGILGLLGAVIGVVLGAAFSLYMGSYDYGFEVMAGISSIPYVVRIQDAVIIVLFTFLLNLIAGIYPASRASKLKPVEAIGRE